A genome region from Chloroflexi bacterium ADurb.Bin180 includes the following:
- the relA gene encoding GTP pyrophosphokinase has product MESFEQLLDKVRQYAPDADLALLRRAYEAALAAHEGQARKSGEPYISHPVAVADILADLRMDVPSLAAALLHDVPEDTATKLDEVRSGFGDEISRLVDGVTKLERLRDLSRSQEGGLAEAQAENIRKIFLAMVDDIRVIMIKLADRLHNMRTLSALPPEKQVRIAHETLDIYAPLANRLGIWELKWQLEDLALLHLDPAEYHRLAGLLAEKRKEREEYVERVITILRQRLEQEGLKAEVSGRPKHLYSIYHKMKQKDRDFGEIYDVRGVRIIVDEVKDCYAVLGIIHSMWKPVQGQFDDYIAMPKDNLYQSLHTAVIGPEGLPLEVQIRTREMHYVAEYGIAAHWRYKEQARRDLNLEAKISWLRQASEWRQEVKDAGQFVETLKSDVFPERVYVFSPKGDIVDLPQGATPVDFAYQIHTEIGHRCRGARVNGRLVPLNYRLCTGEQVEILTAKKSGPSRDWLNPDQGYLTTGRAREKVRQWFRQQERETNIAQGRELLEKELRRLALEQKPFEEVAAVFKYDNVDNFLAAIGYGDIGPQQIATKLADIVVQRQWLPGVGLPSTAVVGVRVKGVGDLLTRLAKCCSPVPGDPIIGYTTRGTGVTVHRTDCPNIKALSDVERLIEVEWGTERQAYPVGIRIEAFDRQGLLRDIAAIVADMGINMASANVSMHPDNTATVQVVLLIARVEQLRDVLVKLEGLRDILEIRRENL; this is encoded by the coding sequence TTGGAATCATTCGAGCAGCTTCTCGATAAAGTGCGACAGTACGCACCAGACGCCGACCTTGCATTGCTGCGGCGGGCGTACGAGGCTGCGCTGGCGGCGCACGAAGGACAGGCCCGCAAGTCAGGCGAGCCTTACATTTCCCACCCCGTGGCCGTCGCCGACATTCTGGCTGATCTCCGTATGGACGTCCCCTCTCTGGCCGCAGCTTTGCTCCACGACGTGCCGGAAGACACAGCCACCAAACTCGATGAGGTGCGCTCTGGCTTTGGTGATGAGATCTCCAGACTGGTCGACGGAGTCACCAAACTGGAGCGCCTGCGTGACCTCAGTCGCAGCCAGGAGGGAGGACTGGCCGAGGCCCAGGCAGAGAACATCCGCAAGATCTTTCTGGCGATGGTCGATGACATCCGCGTCATCATGATCAAGCTTGCCGACCGGCTGCACAACATGCGCACGCTGAGCGCACTGCCGCCGGAGAAGCAAGTGCGCATAGCCCACGAAACGCTGGACATCTATGCCCCGCTGGCAAACCGCCTGGGCATCTGGGAACTGAAATGGCAGCTGGAGGACCTGGCGCTGCTGCATCTGGATCCGGCAGAGTACCACCGCCTCGCCGGACTCTTAGCGGAAAAGCGCAAGGAACGCGAGGAATACGTCGAGCGGGTTATCACCATCCTCCGACAGCGTCTGGAGCAGGAGGGTCTAAAGGCCGAGGTCAGCGGTCGACCCAAGCATCTCTACTCGATCTACCACAAGATGAAGCAGAAGGATCGCGACTTTGGAGAGATCTATGATGTGCGTGGAGTGCGCATCATTGTGGATGAGGTCAAGGACTGTTATGCCGTTCTGGGCATCATTCACAGTATGTGGAAGCCGGTGCAGGGCCAGTTCGATGACTATATTGCTATGCCCAAAGACAACCTGTATCAGTCACTGCACACGGCGGTGATTGGTCCGGAGGGGTTGCCCCTTGAGGTACAGATTCGTACGCGGGAGATGCACTATGTGGCCGAATATGGCATCGCGGCCCACTGGCGATACAAGGAGCAGGCCAGAAGAGACCTGAACTTGGAGGCCAAGATCTCCTGGCTTCGTCAGGCCTCAGAGTGGCGACAAGAAGTCAAGGATGCGGGGCAGTTTGTTGAGACACTAAAGAGCGATGTCTTTCCTGAGCGGGTCTATGTATTTAGCCCCAAGGGCGACATTGTAGACCTGCCGCAGGGTGCGACACCGGTGGACTTTGCCTACCAGATTCACACCGAGATCGGTCACCGCTGTCGTGGTGCCAGGGTGAACGGTCGACTGGTGCCACTGAATTATCGTCTATGTACTGGCGAGCAGGTCGAGATTCTCACTGCCAAGAAAAGCGGGCCGAGCCGCGATTGGCTGAATCCTGACCAAGGCTATCTGACTACCGGTCGCGCTCGGGAGAAGGTGCGCCAGTGGTTCCGGCAGCAAGAGCGCGAGACCAATATCGCTCAAGGCCGGGAACTGCTGGAAAAGGAGCTGCGCCGTCTCGCTCTGGAACAGAAACCGTTTGAAGAGGTCGCGGCTGTCTTCAAGTATGACAACGTGGACAACTTTCTGGCCGCTATCGGATATGGCGACATTGGGCCTCAGCAAATTGCCACCAAGCTGGCTGATATCGTGGTGCAGCGGCAGTGGCTACCAGGAGTGGGCCTCCCATCAACCGCGGTGGTTGGCGTACGGGTGAAGGGCGTGGGCGACTTGCTCACCCGTTTGGCCAAGTGCTGTTCGCCTGTGCCAGGGGATCCAATCATTGGCTACACCACCCGCGGAACCGGGGTCACGGTACACAGAACAGACTGCCCCAATATCAAGGCGCTATCGGATGTGGAACGCCTCATCGAAGTAGAATGGGGAACTGAGAGGCAAGCCTATCCGGTCGGCATTCGCATTGAGGCGTTTGATCGTCAGGGCCTCTTGCGTGACATCGCTGCCATCGTCGCCGATATGGGCATCAATATGGCCTCGGCGAACGTCTCGATGCACCCTGACAATACAGCTACGGTGCAGGTGGTGTTGCTGATTGCCAGGGTGGAACAGCTCCGCGATGTACTGGTCAAACTCGAGGGATTGCGGGATATCCTGGAGATACGCCGCGAGAACCTCTGA
- the adhT gene encoding Alcohol dehydrogenase: MKAVRLVKVGAPLELQEIPLPEVGDNDVLVQVAAAGICHSDVHYRAGVSPTRPLPVTLGHEVAGTVASIGAKVSGLRPGDRVCLHYLATCGKCQYCKAGHEQFCVSGQMIGKHRDGGYAEYICVPAESALPLPDSVSFAHGAVMMCSSATALHALRKGRLVAGESVAVFGAGGLGISAVQLARLLGALDVFAVDIKPAKLELAAQYGAIPVNASQSDPVEQIRRDTGGRGVDVAVELIGLPQTMQQSVRSLAVLGRAVWVGITSRPVSLNPYSDVLGPEAEIIGSDDHLVGELRLLIEYARRGQLDLSNVVTGSVALNANAINNVMDKLERFEGEVRTVITP; encoded by the coding sequence ATGAAAGCGGTAAGGTTGGTCAAGGTTGGAGCCCCGCTTGAGCTCCAGGAAATCCCGCTCCCTGAGGTCGGCGACAATGACGTGCTCGTTCAGGTCGCCGCAGCAGGAATCTGCCACTCGGACGTCCACTATCGCGCCGGGGTGTCGCCCACCAGGCCGCTGCCGGTTACACTGGGGCACGAGGTAGCCGGCACCGTCGCAAGCATCGGGGCCAAAGTAAGTGGCCTCCGACCCGGTGACCGGGTCTGCCTGCACTATCTAGCCACCTGCGGCAAGTGCCAGTACTGCAAGGCCGGTCACGAGCAATTCTGCGTCAGCGGACAGATGATTGGCAAACACCGCGACGGCGGGTACGCTGAGTATATCTGCGTGCCGGCCGAGAGCGCGCTGCCCCTCCCTGACAGCGTCTCCTTTGCACACGGCGCGGTGATGATGTGCTCTTCGGCCACGGCACTACATGCACTGCGCAAGGGGCGCCTCGTTGCTGGCGAGTCCGTTGCCGTGTTCGGCGCTGGCGGGCTGGGCATCTCGGCGGTGCAACTGGCCAGGCTCCTCGGGGCTCTGGATGTCTTTGCCGTGGACATCAAGCCCGCCAAGCTCGAGCTGGCGGCCCAATACGGGGCAATTCCTGTGAACGCCAGCCAGTCCGATCCGGTGGAGCAGATACGTCGGGATACGGGAGGCAGAGGAGTGGATGTGGCAGTGGAGCTGATTGGACTGCCCCAGACCATGCAGCAGTCGGTGCGGTCACTGGCGGTCCTGGGCCGCGCCGTGTGGGTAGGCATCACCTCGCGGCCAGTTTCGCTCAACCCCTACAGCGACGTGCTGGGGCCAGAGGCAGAGATCATCGGCTCAGACGACCACCTGGTGGGCGAGCTGCGGCTGCTCATCGAATACGCGCGTCGTGGACAACTTGATCTCTCCAACGTGGTCACCGGCAGCGTAGCGCTCAATGCCAATGCCATCAACAACGTCATGGACAAACTGGAGCGCTTTGAGGGTGAGGTGCGTACCGTCATCACCCCCTGA
- the prsA3 gene encoding Foldase protein PrsA 3 precursor encodes MPKVKPTEPITKKQLSRREQERRQQRILGIVFGLTAAAVLFVLGFGWYQEYVAKPSAPVATVNGKAISTRDYQAMVKYNDYELRSTIARAQSQLDSLDATNEDQTFLVSYMQQQIQQLRTKRSSVGLDTYDQMVDDELIRQEAYDRNPPTPTPTPITATVDSSVTPQPTRAPMTQTEFETNYGSYVAALRKNLAFSEQTFRRLFESSLYHTKLQEALALEVSASEEQVHARHILVATEDEANKVLERLHAGEDFAALAKELSTDTGSKEEGGDLGWFPRGMMVTEFENAAFALQPGQTSEPVKTSFGYHIINVIERDANRPLDEATLDQKKSRALDNWLTTQRNSGTVIGYWSSAKVPNLSQ; translated from the coding sequence ATGCCCAAAGTCAAACCGACTGAGCCAATTACGAAGAAGCAGCTCTCGCGCCGAGAGCAGGAAAGGCGGCAGCAGCGCATTCTCGGCATTGTCTTTGGCTTGACAGCCGCCGCCGTCTTGTTTGTTCTCGGTTTCGGCTGGTACCAGGAATACGTGGCCAAGCCATCGGCCCCGGTCGCTACCGTGAACGGCAAAGCAATCAGTACGCGCGACTATCAGGCCATGGTCAAGTACAACGACTATGAGCTCCGCAGCACCATTGCCCGAGCCCAGAGCCAGCTGGACTCGCTGGATGCGACTAACGAGGACCAAACCTTCCTGGTATCGTACATGCAGCAGCAGATCCAGCAACTGCGGACCAAACGTAGCTCGGTGGGCCTCGATACCTACGATCAAATGGTGGACGACGAGTTGATACGGCAGGAGGCCTATGACCGCAATCCTCCTACTCCAACTCCGACTCCCATCACGGCCACAGTGGATAGCTCAGTCACCCCTCAGCCAACCAGGGCCCCGATGACTCAGACCGAGTTCGAGACCAACTATGGCAGCTACGTTGCGGCCCTGCGCAAGAACCTCGCTTTCAGCGAGCAGACTTTCCGCCGTCTCTTCGAGTCCAGCCTGTACCACACCAAGTTGCAGGAGGCATTGGCACTTGAGGTGTCCGCCTCAGAGGAGCAGGTGCACGCACGCCACATCCTGGTCGCAACCGAGGATGAGGCCAACAAGGTCCTCGAACGGCTTCACGCGGGAGAGGATTTTGCCGCGCTGGCCAAGGAGCTCTCGACCGACACCGGAAGCAAGGAGGAGGGTGGAGATCTCGGCTGGTTCCCGCGTGGCATGATGGTAACCGAGTTCGAAAATGCCGCCTTTGCTCTGCAGCCGGGGCAAACGAGCGAGCCGGTCAAGACCAGCTTTGGCTATCACATCATCAACGTGATCGAGCGCGATGCCAACCGGCCGCTCGACGAGGCCACGCTCGATCAGAAAAAGTCGCGTGCCCTTGACAACTGGCTAACTACGCAGCGCAATTCTGGCACGGTTATCGGCTATTGGAGCAGCGCCAAGGTGCCGAACCTGAGCCAGTAG
- the rpsF gene encoding 30S ribosomal protein S6: MAGYELVFIVQPELEEEPRNALVSKVTQTISDLKGQVIKLDPWGKRRLAYPIKKHHEGFYVVVQMDLPPAAERSLERAIRLMEDIIRYLVVRKEIAPPAEPQQ, encoded by the coding sequence ATGGCAGGGTACGAACTGGTCTTCATCGTCCAGCCTGAACTGGAAGAAGAGCCCCGGAACGCGCTGGTCAGCAAGGTAACGCAGACCATCAGCGATCTCAAGGGTCAGGTGATCAAGCTTGATCCCTGGGGCAAGCGACGACTGGCATATCCCATCAAGAAGCACCACGAAGGCTTTTATGTTGTGGTGCAGATGGATCTGCCCCCCGCGGCTGAGCGCTCATTGGAGCGAGCCATCAGGCTCATGGAAGACATCATCCGCTATCTCGTCGTGCGCAAGGAGATCGCGCCGCCGGCGGAACCGCAGCAGTAG
- the rpsR gene encoding 30S ribosomal protein S18, translating into MASQARSDGPRPRRYGSSDDDRRGGRRGYGPPAARRKCAFCANKTLELDYKKVDMLHNYVTERGKIGTRRHSGLCARHQRDMSLAIKRARHLALLPYTAEHVRKG; encoded by the coding sequence ATGGCTTCGCAAGCAAGATCAGACGGACCGCGCCCCCGGCGGTACGGTAGTTCCGATGATGACCGCCGCGGCGGCCGGCGCGGCTACGGCCCGCCGGCTGCACGGCGCAAGTGCGCCTTTTGCGCGAACAAGACGCTGGAGCTCGACTACAAGAAGGTCGATATGCTCCACAACTATGTCACCGAGCGTGGCAAGATCGGCACCAGGCGGCACAGTGGTCTGTGTGCTCGTCACCAGCGAGACATGTCTCTCGCGATCAAACGGGCCCGCCACCTAGCCCTGCTGCCCTACACCGCCGAACACGTGCGCAAGGGCTAG
- the mdtK gene encoding Multidrug resistance protein MdtK, with the protein MSSVPQATVTIAGGPPVTRENLPRTIARLALPAVGENLLTTMVFLVDTLLVGWLKDPAALAAVSLGGMFLNIANQLFTAVSVAATAMVAHAWGAHEQERARRIAANGMLVGVIFAALAILAMWPSAGSLLTLMGASERATFLGSQYMRIILLTSLLGFPMVVLNGIMRGSGDTRTPMLITLAMNLWNVVVSIVLTFGLGLVPALGLVGAAWGTASARLLGGAIALYLVMSGKRFLRLRWRDILQPDRATFAQMLRLSLPAGGESIIMRLGFVLFMRIVSSLGEAPLAAHQIAVNVESLSYMPGFGLSVASTTLVGQSLGARRPDLAEESIRVSMRVALVVMGVLGCIFALFGPALAALFGSTPEVVALAGSAIRIGALEQLPIAIQMVISGSLRGAGDTRTPMYATLLGVLLFRVPAVYFFAVLLRLGLNGVWLGTALDWAARAGVLYWLFRRGTWKRTSLWNKPGGQGAPLV; encoded by the coding sequence ATGAGCTCAGTACCACAAGCAACGGTTACCATTGCTGGCGGGCCGCCGGTGACTCGCGAAAACCTGCCCCGCACCATCGCGAGACTGGCCCTCCCTGCCGTCGGCGAGAATCTGCTCACGACCATGGTCTTCCTGGTCGACACTCTGTTGGTCGGCTGGCTCAAGGATCCGGCAGCCCTGGCAGCGGTCAGCCTCGGTGGCATGTTCCTCAACATTGCCAATCAGCTCTTTACTGCCGTGTCCGTGGCGGCGACAGCAATGGTAGCCCATGCCTGGGGAGCCCACGAGCAGGAACGGGCCAGGCGCATCGCCGCTAACGGCATGCTGGTGGGGGTGATCTTTGCCGCCCTGGCCATCCTGGCGATGTGGCCTTCGGCTGGCTCCCTGCTTACCCTGATGGGCGCGTCAGAGCGGGCCACGTTCCTCGGCAGCCAGTACATGCGCATCATTCTGCTCACATCGCTGCTTGGTTTCCCAATGGTAGTGCTGAACGGCATTATGCGGGGGTCCGGAGACACCCGCACGCCGATGCTGATCACCCTGGCCATGAACCTTTGGAATGTCGTGGTGTCAATCGTACTCACCTTTGGCCTGGGCCTCGTGCCTGCCCTTGGATTGGTTGGTGCGGCCTGGGGAACTGCCTCGGCCCGGCTCCTTGGTGGGGCGATAGCCTTGTACCTGGTAATGAGTGGAAAGCGTTTCCTTCGCCTGCGCTGGCGTGATATTCTCCAGCCCGACCGGGCCACGTTCGCTCAGATGTTGCGGCTGAGTCTACCGGCGGGTGGCGAGTCGATCATCATGCGACTGGGATTTGTCCTGTTCATGCGTATCGTATCCAGCCTCGGTGAAGCACCCCTGGCTGCGCATCAAATCGCCGTCAACGTCGAGTCGCTATCCTACATGCCCGGTTTCGGGCTGTCGGTTGCCAGCACCACCCTCGTGGGCCAGTCACTGGGGGCCAGGAGACCCGACCTGGCGGAGGAGAGCATCCGCGTCTCAATGCGCGTTGCTCTGGTCGTGATGGGCGTGCTCGGCTGCATTTTCGCCCTGTTCGGCCCGGCCCTGGCCGCCCTCTTTGGCAGCACGCCTGAGGTCGTAGCGCTGGCTGGCAGCGCCATCAGGATCGGCGCTCTGGAACAGCTCCCTATTGCCATACAGATGGTCATATCCGGCAGTCTGAGGGGAGCAGGTGACACCAGGACCCCGATGTACGCCACCCTTCTGGGAGTGCTCCTTTTTCGGGTGCCGGCGGTGTACTTTTTCGCCGTCCTACTGAGGCTGGGGCTGAATGGTGTCTGGCTGGGAACGGCGCTCGACTGGGCCGCCAGGGCCGGGGTACTGTACTGGCTATTCCGTCGCGGCACGTGGAAGAGGACCTCTCTCTGGAACAAACCAGGGGGGCAGGGTGCCCCCCTGGTTTGA
- the sbcC gene encoding Nuclease SbcCD subunit C, whose amino-acid sequence MIPLRLCLRNFMCYRQAQTLDLQGIHLACLAGDNGHGKSALLDAITWALWGKARSHSDDELVAHGTTDMGVDFEFLLGDACYRVIRKRSLGRTSKGALEFQIRDSDGFRPLTAATQRDTQARITDTLHLDYDTFVNSALLLQGRADEFTVKAPGERKRILADILGLAAYDEYEQRAKDKAREREISQREAAARIQEIERELVRRPEYVAELDAARVELGRLSAETREADAALLTLRDRSRALQAQQEQALEVNRRIAEAEKQLANLTAQLDKLGSRIAACQGIVDRRDEITSAHARLLQAREQEAALGARLAQLLELNEERNELEKRVAQARQALEMEIRILTDRLRELDSQAGESTALTAEQHKTRSELDALAERQSQAEQHRETLRGLASEAATLAARNAQLKADMAAAKDKLVLLQQPGADCPLCGQDLAEAERTRLLNDLSQSGAEQASSYRANSARMKEIDQQTRAAETELAEIERDLRRLPALQGRLATLIQALQDASTAANRRAEQQPQLAALELQLKQHSYATAEQEQLEALSSRIAALAYDKAEHEKLRLLVSTLSKADEAKSELERSEQMLAQLLENRAQLLQTREQLSASTLADRERQAELASALESAQAIEQQLENQVQVANQLHAREGRARQSVGAAQQKLDTCRYLETQHQERTAELARLVEERALFEELQLAFGKKGLQALIIETAIPELEEEANRLLGRMTDGRMNLRFDTQRDTRSHSTVETLDIKVADETGTRSYEMFSGGEAFRINLAVRIALSKLLARRSGAQLQTLIVDEGFGTQDADGRIKLVEAINSIRDDFALILVITHIDELKDAFPVRIDVVKTATGSQISMV is encoded by the coding sequence ATGATTCCACTTCGACTCTGCTTGCGCAACTTTATGTGTTACCGCCAAGCCCAGACCCTGGACCTGCAGGGGATCCATCTGGCCTGTCTGGCGGGAGATAACGGGCACGGCAAATCAGCCCTGCTCGATGCCATCACCTGGGCGTTGTGGGGCAAGGCCCGTTCTCATTCTGATGATGAGCTCGTCGCCCATGGAACGACCGATATGGGCGTCGATTTCGAGTTTCTGCTCGGCGACGCGTGTTACCGGGTCATTCGCAAGCGCTCCCTCGGGCGCACCAGCAAGGGCGCCCTCGAATTCCAGATCCGCGACAGCGATGGATTTCGCCCGCTCACTGCCGCAACCCAGCGCGACACGCAGGCGCGCATCACGGACACCCTGCACCTCGACTATGACACGTTTGTCAACTCGGCGTTACTCTTGCAGGGGCGCGCCGACGAGTTCACCGTGAAGGCACCGGGCGAGCGCAAGCGAATCCTGGCCGACATCCTGGGCCTGGCCGCCTATGACGAATACGAGCAGCGCGCCAAAGACAAGGCCAGAGAGCGTGAGATCAGCCAGCGCGAAGCTGCCGCCCGCATCCAGGAGATCGAGCGGGAGCTCGTGCGCCGGCCCGAGTATGTCGCCGAGCTGGACGCAGCCAGGGTCGAGCTTGGTCGCCTCTCCGCAGAGACCAGAGAGGCGGACGCCGCTCTGCTCACTCTGCGAGACCGGTCGCGAGCGCTGCAGGCACAGCAGGAACAGGCCCTGGAGGTCAACCGGCGCATCGCCGAGGCGGAGAAGCAGCTTGCCAACCTTACCGCGCAGCTCGACAAGCTCGGCAGCCGCATTGCCGCCTGCCAGGGCATTGTCGACCGCCGCGACGAAATCACTTCGGCTCACGCCAGGCTGTTGCAGGCACGGGAGCAGGAAGCAGCCCTCGGCGCGAGGCTGGCTCAGCTCCTCGAGCTCAATGAGGAGCGAAACGAACTCGAAAAGCGCGTCGCCCAGGCGCGCCAGGCTTTGGAGATGGAGATTCGCATCCTCACCGACCGACTGCGCGAACTGGACAGTCAGGCCGGTGAGTCGACCGCTCTAACCGCCGAGCAGCACAAGACCCGCTCTGAACTCGATGCGCTGGCCGAGCGACAGTCTCAGGCGGAGCAGCACCGCGAGACCCTGCGCGGTCTCGCCAGTGAGGCTGCAACGCTGGCCGCCCGCAACGCTCAGCTCAAGGCCGACATGGCCGCCGCCAAAGACAAGCTCGTCCTGCTGCAACAACCAGGGGCCGACTGTCCGCTGTGCGGCCAGGATCTGGCCGAGGCGGAGCGGACCCGTTTGCTCAACGACCTGTCACAAAGCGGCGCTGAGCAGGCCAGCTCTTATCGCGCCAACAGTGCTCGGATGAAGGAAATCGACCAGCAGACCCGTGCCGCCGAGACCGAACTGGCGGAGATCGAGCGTGACCTGCGCCGCCTGCCCGCACTTCAGGGGAGGCTGGCTACCCTGATCCAGGCGCTGCAAGATGCTTCCACCGCGGCTAACCGGCGTGCCGAACAGCAACCTCAATTGGCTGCCCTGGAGCTCCAGCTAAAGCAGCACTCTTATGCGACAGCCGAGCAAGAACAACTCGAGGCGCTGAGCAGCCGCATTGCCGCTCTGGCTTACGACAAGGCCGAGCACGAAAAGCTGCGCCTTTTGGTGAGCACCCTCAGCAAGGCAGACGAGGCCAAGTCTGAGCTCGAGCGTTCGGAGCAAATGCTGGCCCAGCTCCTGGAGAACAGAGCACAATTGCTTCAGACTCGGGAGCAGCTATCGGCCAGCACCCTGGCCGACAGAGAGCGGCAGGCCGAATTGGCCAGCGCACTGGAGAGTGCACAGGCCATCGAGCAGCAGCTTGAGAACCAGGTACAGGTAGCGAACCAGCTTCACGCTCGGGAGGGCCGGGCACGACAGTCCGTAGGGGCGGCGCAGCAAAAGCTCGACACGTGTCGCTACCTTGAAACACAGCACCAGGAGCGCACGGCCGAGTTGGCCAGACTGGTGGAGGAACGAGCGCTGTTTGAGGAACTGCAGTTGGCCTTTGGCAAGAAAGGCCTGCAGGCGCTCATCATCGAGACGGCGATACCCGAACTCGAGGAAGAGGCGAACCGCCTTCTCGGCCGCATGACCGACGGCCGCATGAACCTTCGCTTTGACACGCAGCGAGATACTCGCAGCCATAGCACCGTCGAGACTCTCGACATCAAGGTCGCTGACGAGACCGGGACTCGCAGCTATGAAATGTTCTCGGGGGGCGAGGCCTTCCGCATCAACCTGGCCGTGCGCATAGCTTTGAGCAAACTGCTGGCCAGACGCTCCGGCGCGCAGTTGCAGACGCTGATCGTCGATGAGGGTTTCGGTACCCAGGACGCCGATGGACGGATCAAGTTGGTGGAAGCTATCAACTCGATCCGCGATGACTTTGCGCTGATACTGGTTATCACCCATATTGATGAGCTGAAGGATGCCTTCCCGGTGCGCATCGACGTTGTCAAGACGGCCACCGGATCACAAATATCAATGGTTTGA
- the sugC_1 gene encoding Trehalose import ATP-binding protein SugC, which translates to MAGVIYDHVTKRFGDVIAVNDVSLDIPDKEFLVLVGPSGCGKTTALRLLAGLEEITSGTIKIGDRIVNDMAPKDRDIAMVFQSYALYPHMSVYDNMAFGLKLRKTPKAEIERRVHEAAEILGIEKLLDRKPRQLSGGQRQRVALGRAIVREPQVFLMDEPLSNLDAKLRVQTRAEIAKLHQRLQATFIYVTHDQTEAMTMGTRIAVMKDGILQQADTPSNLYKSPDNLFVAGFIGSPAMNTFEVTVTGSTEEMWLEGSGFKIKAPASHVRALAPHLGKLVVFGIRPEDIHDRAYCPPGIAAECITAEVDVAELMGSEVYLHLLSDSKSFIARVDPRTSAHMGGTADVAFNMDNVHFFDPETERAIR; encoded by the coding sequence ATGGCTGGCGTTATCTATGACCATGTCACCAAGCGTTTTGGCGACGTCATTGCCGTCAATGACGTCTCACTGGACATCCCCGACAAGGAATTCCTCGTACTGGTTGGACCCTCCGGCTGCGGCAAGACCACCGCCCTGCGCTTGCTGGCCGGCCTGGAAGAGATCACTTCCGGGACGATCAAGATCGGCGACCGCATTGTGAACGACATGGCGCCCAAAGATCGCGACATCGCCATGGTGTTCCAGAGCTATGCGCTGTATCCCCATATGAGTGTCTATGACAACATGGCCTTTGGCCTCAAGCTGCGCAAAACGCCCAAGGCAGAGATCGAGCGCCGGGTGCATGAAGCGGCCGAGATCCTGGGAATTGAAAAGCTGTTGGACCGCAAGCCGCGCCAGCTCTCAGGCGGGCAAAGGCAGCGAGTGGCGCTGGGCCGGGCCATTGTCCGTGAACCCCAGGTATTCCTGATGGACGAGCCTCTATCCAACCTCGATGCCAAGCTGCGTGTGCAGACCCGTGCCGAGATCGCCAAGCTCCATCAGCGCCTGCAGGCGACCTTCATCTACGTCACTCACGACCAGACCGAAGCTATGACCATGGGCACGCGTATCGCGGTGATGAAGGATGGCATTCTGCAGCAGGCAGATACTCCCTCCAACCTGTACAAGAGCCCAGACAACCTGTTCGTCGCCGGGTTTATTGGCAGCCCGGCTATGAACACCTTTGAGGTCACCGTAACCGGCAGCACCGAGGAGATGTGGCTGGAGGGGTCTGGATTCAAGATCAAGGCTCCTGCGTCGCACGTTCGGGCCTTGGCGCCGCATCTGGGCAAGTTAGTAGTGTTTGGCATTCGGCCGGAGGACATTCACGACCGGGCCTATTGCCCCCCAGGCATCGCGGCGGAATGCATCACAGCAGAGGTCGATGTCGCCGAGTTGATGGGCAGCGAGGTCTACCTGCACCTGCTCAGCGATTCCAAGTCGTTCATTGCCCGGGTCGATCCTCGCACGTCAGCGCACATGGGCGGCACAGCGGACGTGGCCTTTAACATGGACAACGTGCATTTCTTCGACCCAGAGACGGAGCGCGCCATCCGCTAG